The proteins below are encoded in one region of Macaca nemestrina isolate mMacNem1 chromosome 10, mMacNem.hap1, whole genome shotgun sequence:
- the CLECL1 gene encoding LOW QUALITY PROTEIN: putative C-type lectin-like domain family 1 (The sequence of the model RefSeq protein was modified relative to this genomic sequence to represent the inferred CDS: deleted 3 bases in 2 codons) translates to MVSNFFHVIQVFRKSATLISKTEHIGFVIYSWRKSTTHLGSRRKSVISIYLTYEVSLQKYDCSFSGTSFVGFCLFLVYALAGDVVYADIKTVRTSPLELPSPLQRSVSFNFATVLKSCPAKDWKVHKGKCHWIAETKKSWNESQNDYATKNSYLMVIQDITAMKSNLC, encoded by the exons ATGGTTAGTAATTTCTTTCATGTCATACAAGTATTCAGGAAATCTGCTACCCTGATTAGTAAGACTGAACACATTGGTTTTGTCATTTATTCATGGAGGAAGTCCACCACCCACTTGGGGAGCAGAAGGAAATCTGTCATCTCAATTTACTTAACTTAC GAAGTTTCTTTGCAGAAATATGACTGTTCCTTCAGTGGGACATCATTTGTGGGCTTCTGTCTCTTTTTGGTCTATGCGCTGGCTGGAGATGTAGTCTATGCTGACATCAAAACTGTCAGGACTTCCCCATTAGAACTCCCGTCTCCACTTCAGAGATCTG TTTCTTTCAACTTTGCTACTGTCCTTAAATCATGTCCTGCCAAAGACTGG AAGGTGCATAAGGGAAAATGTCACTGGATTGCTGAAACTAAGAAATCTTGGAACGAAAGTCAAAATGACTATGCCACGAAAAATTCATATCTCATGGTGATTCAAGACATTACTGCTATG
- the LOC105499909 gene encoding early activation antigen CD69: protein MSSDHCYVTENSSLHPESGQENDATSPRFSTHREGSFQVPVLCAVMNVVFITILIIALIALSVGQYNCPGQYTFSMPSDSHVSSCSDDWVSYQRKCYFISTVKRSWTSAQSACSEHGATLAVIDSVKDMNFLKRYAGGDEHWVGLKKEPGHPWKWSNGKEFNNWFNLTGSEKCAFLKNTEVSSMECEKNLYWICNKPYKS from the exons ATGAGCTCTGATCATTGTTACGTAACAGAGAACAGCTCTTTGCATCCGGAGAGTGGACAAGAAA ATGACGCCACCAGCCCCCGTTTCTCAACACATCGTGAAGGATCCTTCCAAGTTCCTGTCCTGTGTGCTGTAATGAATGTGGTCTTCATCACCATTTTAATCATAGCTCTCATTGCCTTATCAG TGGGCCAATACAATTGTCCAGGCCAATACACATTCTCAATGCCATCAGATAGCCATGTTTCTTCATGCTCTGATGACTGGGTTAGCTACCAGAGGAAATGCTACTTTATTTCTACTGTGAAGAGGAGCTGGACTTCAGCCCAAAGTGCTTGTTCTGAACATGGTGCTACTCTCGCTGTCATTGATTCTGTTAAGGACAtg AACTTTCTAAAACGATACGCAGGTGGAGATGAACACTGGGTTGGACTGAAAAAGGAGCCTGGTCACCCATGGAAGTGGTCAAATGGCAAAGAATTTAACAACTG GTTCAACTTGACAGGGTCTGAGAAGTGCGCTTTTCTGAAAAACACGGAAGTCAGCAGCATGGAATGTGAGAAGAATTTATACTGGATATGTAACAAACCTTACAAATCATAA